A genomic stretch from Lathyrus oleraceus cultivar Zhongwan6 chromosome 2, CAAS_Psat_ZW6_1.0, whole genome shotgun sequence includes:
- the LOC127118609 gene encoding GBF-interacting protein 1-like encodes MSGSGFRASIPNSVKKTIQNIKEITGNHSDEDIYAMLKECSMDPNETTQKLLLQDTFHEVKRKRDRRKENLNNREHLEPRGRPSTHGRGPRGGRGNFSSHNISHDASGRKTSVTGKDSGARLPSEKIVPQPPASQEIISKGKSSRTSSVPITANGPTNVASGTISSASPAPPPAGNGDIMVQSSVNNNNNVDSASSSDKSNQVATIASETGPASSSAHFSSSDPVLVPTDNSWLPGVVGAIRREVGNQHSLGESNAVNSAKNKLTAASETGSSSVQEKIQGKSPRVAKNYGNEIPSPSSSVTLGSPSVSRPSSNYNNRSQQLNGPQKAVSNKEWKPKSTNSYNQNSRPATAPEAPPESAEVPRQLQSASSALDTEEATSKLQKKLENLRIPQHQHVILPNHIIVPDSEKNKFCFGTLGVNFGVDTTSYVSGPDSEKSSNSTPLSETSQNIEETVEEQDSSQNDALTSEVEDYPDHSLSPTNTPVNLESGEVDGSSSAIQGSNESKQDAALPSEGHQYPGVHISPNYSYGFVPPMLGPQLTPFDNSESTRDISRLPSFIVHPQLDPAGYYAQFYRPGTDSDGRLSPFASAGATTKYNGNITVLPAPNSQSPQEGILSTAGQTPLTTQAAGLMQSTIAVTQQPVPVFRPSAVHLSHYPPNYIPYGHYFSPFYVPPPAIHQFLGNGAFPQQPQATTVYPPPPTVAAPGIKYPLPQFKPGTNPANTTHLVMPNAFGLYGSSPAGYNHNSATTAGNSNSNEDLGSSQFKESNVYITGQQSEGSAVWVAAPGRDMSNLPTSSFYNLPPQGPHVTFAPTQAGHGTFASIYHPAQAVTAATVHPLLQQSQTMPGAVDMVGPGGNVYQQPQHAQINWPSNY; translated from the exons ATGAGTGGTAGTGGGTTTAGGGCTTCAATTCCAAACAGTGTGAAGAAGACGATCCAGAATATTAAGGAGATCACAGGTAATCACAGTGATGAAGATATCTATGCAATGCTTAAGGAATGTTCTATGGATCCCAATGAGACCACTCAGAAGCTCCTTCTTCAGG ACACATTTCATGAGGTCAAAAGAAAGAGGGACAGAAGAAAGGAG AATCTCAACAACAGAGAACATTTAGAACCACGCGGGAGACCTAGCACCCATGGACGGGGGCCTAGGGGTGGCCGGGGAAATTTTTCTTCTCATAATATATCTCATG ATGCCAGTGGAAGAAAGACTTCTGTTACAGGCAAAGATAGTGGAGCTCGTCTACCTTCTGAGAAAATTGTGCCACAACCACCAGCTTCTCAAGAGATAATATCTAAAGGGAAAAGTTCCAGAACAAG CTCTGTGCCTATTACTGCCAATGGTCCTACAAATGTGGCTTCTGGAACTATAAGTAGTGCGAGTCCTGCCCCACCACCTGCTGGAAACGGAGACATAATGGTTCAATCTTCTgtcaataataataataatgtggATAGTGCTTCATCTTCTGATAAATCAAATCAAGTTGCAACAATTGCTTCTGAAACTGGGCCGGCATCCTCATCGGCTCATTTCTCTTCTTCTGATCCAGTATTGGTTCCAACTGATAATTCATGGCTTCCTGGTGTTGTCGGTGCAATTAGACGCGAAGTGGGAAACCAGCACTCTCTTGGAGAATCAAATGCTGTTAACTCAGCTAAGAACAAACTAACTGCTG CTTCTGAGACTGGTAGCTCTTCTGTGCAAGAAAAGATTCAAGGTAAATCCCCGAGAGTGGCAAAAAATTACGGCAATGAGATACCATCCCCATCATCGTCGGTAACTCTCGGAAGCCCTTCAGTTAGTCGCCCGTCCTCTAATTACAATAACCGGTCTCAACAACTAAATGGCCCTCAGAAAG CTGTTTCTAATAAGGAATGGAAACCAAAGTCCACAAATTCTTATAATCAGAATTCTAGACCTGCTACTGCACCTGAGGCTCCTCCCGAATCAGCTGAAGTACCTAGACAGTTACAGTCTGCGTCTAGTGCCCTTGACACTGAAGAAGCTACTTCAAAACTTCAGAAAAAGCTGGAGAATTTGCGTATTCCACAGCATCAACATGTGATACTTCCAAATCATATCATAGTACCAGATTCTGAGAAGAACAAGTTTTGCTTTGGAACTTTGGGAGTCAATTTTGGAGTTGATACAACAAGCTATGTTAGTGGCCCAGATAGTGAAAAGAGTTCCAATTCCACGCCACTTTCTGAAACTTCTCAGAATATTGAAGAAACTGTGGAGGAGCAGGATTCAAG TCAAAATGATGCGCTTACGTCTGAGGTGGAAGATTATCCTGATCATTCACTCTCACCCACTAACACACCTGTGAATCTAGAATCGGGTGAGGTTGACGGGTCATCCAGTGCTATTCAGGGGTCTAATGAGTCCAAGCAAGACGCTGCTTTGCCGTCCGAAGGTCATCAATACCCAGGCGTGCATATTTCTCCAAACTACAGTTATGGTTTTGTGCCACCGATGCTGGGTCCTCAACTCACACCATTTGACAATTCTGAGTCTACACGTGATATTTCTCGGCTTCCAAGCTTTATT GTCCATCCACAGTTGGATCCAGCTGGTTATTATGCCCAGTTTTACCGACCAGGTACTGATAGTGATGGCCGTCTTTCTCCTTTTGCTTCTGCCGGGGCAACCACCAAGTACAACGGCAATATTACAGTGCTGCCTGCTCCAAATTCTCAATCTCCTCAAGAG GGTATCTTGTCCACAGCAGGTCAAACTCCACTTACAACTCAAGCTGCAGGACTGATGCAAAGTACAATAGCCGTTACTCAGCAGCCTGTCCCAGTCTTCCGGCCGAGTGCGGTTCATTTATCCCATTACCCTCCAAACTACATTCCTTATGGTCACTACTTTTCACCATTTTATGTCCCACCTCCAGCAATCCACCAATTTTTGGGTAACGGTGCGTTCCCTCAACAACCTCAGGCCACCACTGTATATCCACCTCCCCCAACTGTGGCAGCTCCAGGAATCAAATATCCTCTTCCACAATTCAAACCTGGAACAAATCCAGCAAACACAACTCACCTTGTAATGCCAAATGCTTTTGGACTATATGGCTCCTCTCCAGCTGGTTATAATCATAACTCTGCAACAACTGCAGGGAATTCGAACTCTAATGAGGATCTCGGTTCCTCCCAATTCAAGGAAAGTAATGTATACATCACTGGACAACAG AGTGAAGGTTCAGCAGTGTGGGTGGCTGCACCTGGCCGAGACATGTCAAATTTGCCAACTAGTTCATTCTACAACCTTCCTCCTCAAGGTCCGCATGTGACTTTTGCCCCGACTCAGGCTGGCCATGGCACTTTTGCAAGCATCTATCACCCCGCTCAAGCAGTGACAGCTGCAACAGTCCATCCACTGTTGCAGCAATCTCAAACAATGCCAGGAGCAGTTGACATGGTAGGACCAGGTGGAAATGTTTATCAGCAACCTCAACATGCACAGATCAATTGGCCAAGCAATTACTAG